CGGCGCGATGAGACATAAGAAATCGTCGCTGTCACTGCGTTTTACCGCCATATGGCCGGCCTGGCCGTTGAAAGAAAGCTTCACCTCGGGATCTCTCATCACCTTGAGGGCTTCCAGGAAAAACTTTGAGTTTACGGCGATCCTCAGCTTTTCGCCCTCCGCCTCCGCGCCGATCTCTTCCTTGGCCTGTCCGAAATCGGGGGCCTTACCGCGCAATACCATCTCCGAGCCGGGAATGATGTCCAGAACTACCATGCGGTTAAAGTCCCGAACGATGACGTCCACTCGTTCAAGGGCGGATATAAGCCCTCCCCTGTCGGTAACGACGTTGAGGGTGCTGTTCTTCGGCAGTATTTTTTCATAGGGGGGGAATTTTGATTCCACGCGGCGGACGGTGAATTCCAGCGTCTCGGTCTTGAAGTAGAACTGCGCGCTGTCAAAGAGCACCTTTACCTCCGTCTCCGGGTTCAGCGAGCCGAGTATCCTCTGAAGCTCCTTTACCCCCTTCATCGGCAGCAGCGCCGTCACCGCTTCGGCCCCGTCGGTCACCACCGCTGAGGATAGCGCGAGTCTGCGCGTATCCGTAGAGACGATGTTCAGTCTGTTCTGCGTTATCTGCAGATTTGCGGAGGAGAGATAGAGCGGGAATTCCTCACCGGTCGAGGCCGCGAGCGTTCCCTCTTCGATAACCTTAGCGAGCTCCGCCGCCGATATGCGGCAGAAGAGATCAGCGCTGTCCGATGACGGCAGTACGGGAAATTCGCGTACCGGATAGCTGGAGAAGTTGTATTTGCTTCTGCCGGCTCTCAGAATCACCTTTCCTTCGTTTACCTCGATGGTGAATTCCTCACCGGGAGCCTTCTTGAAGAGGTCGCTGACCATTTTGATCGGGAAAACGGCCTCTCCTGGTTCTGTTACGGTAACGCCGGATGCAAAGCAGATTATCGATGTCTTTATATCGGTCGCCTGCAGCAGTACCGATTCAAAGTCCGCCTTAACGAGGATTGACGAGAGTATGCTCACCGATCCTGAAGCGGATGTGCTTCTCTCAGCGAGACCCCAGCTTGCAAGGAACTGCTTTTTGTTGATTGTAAGCTTCATGTACGAGCCCTCCTATTAATACACCTTTTTTATAAATAAAATCGTATTCGTCGTCGTAGGGGCTGTGGAAATGTGGAAAAGTATATTTCCACCCGCTCTGACGCAATTTTTCGATGTGCAAAAGATTTTCATTAATTCACAAACTTATTCACACTATCCACAATTTTTGTGTGGAAAATCTGTAAAATAAAACTGCCCACAAATCAATGCACCAATTTTACGCAAAAAACTATAACTTATTCACAATGTTATCCACAAAAGAGCGCACTCGAAGGTCCGTCTTGATAAGCTCTGCAATCTTCTTGCAGGCGTGGATAACGACCGTATGATCCTTTTTGTTGAAGGCGTAGGCAATCTGGATCAGCGCCTCGCTTGTCTTATTGCGCGCCACATACATCGCGGCCTGACGCGCGAGGGCCAGGTCGGCGGTCCGCTTCTTCGATAGCAGCTCTTCGACGGTGAAGCCGAAAGATTCGGCCGTCAGCTGCTGGATAAGGCCGATACTCACGGTTCCGAGCGGATGTTCTTTGATCAAATCCTTTAGCCATACGCTTGCGTTCTCGATGTTGATCGGCTCGTGGTTGAGATCCGAACAGGCGACGATCCTGTTCAGTGAGCCTTCGAGTTCGCGGATGTTGCTTGGAATATTCTGCGCGATGAACATGATGACATCTTCAGGGATGTTCATGTACTTTTTCATCTCGGCTTTTTTCTGGAGTATGGCGACGCGAGTTTCCAGATCCGGCGGCTGGATATCGGTTACCAGGCCCCATTCGAAACGTGAAACAAGTCTGTCGGCGATACCCTCGATGTCCTTAGGCGGTCTGTCGGCGCTTATGATTATCTGTTTCTTCGCGTCATGCAGGGTGTTGAAGGTCCAGAAAAATTCTTCCTGCGTCTGCTCCTTGCCGGCTATGAACTGCACGTCGTCTATCATCAGCACGTCAAGTTCGCGGTACCTCGCGCGGAATTCCTGATTTGTGTTGTTCCTGATCGCGGTGATCAGATCGTTGGTGAACTTTTCCGCGCTGACATAAAGTATTTTTGTATTATTGTTCGTAGCCGCTATATGGTGCCCGATGGCGTGCATAAGGTGCGTCTTGCCAAGTCCGACCTTTCCCCAGATGAAGAAGGGATTGTAGGTATTTCCCGGGGACTCGGCGACCGCCAGACTCGCGGCGTGGGGGAGCCTGTTTGACTTTCCCACGACGAATGTCGAGAAGACATAATTCGGATTAAGGCCGTTACGTCCCGCCGACGGCTTTGGCTGCGGGCTCTTAGGCTGCGGTTCCTGCACTCTTGTGGACTCGGGCTGGTCGGAGGATATCTTGAGCTTGATATCCGTACCGAAGCTTGTCTCGATGAGCAGCTCCTTCATCCTTGCGAGGTATCTCGACTTTATCTGATCCATCGCAAATTGAGTGGCGACGTCAAGTACAAGCACGCCGTCTTCAAGCGATAGGGGCATACAAGTCTGAAGATATATCTCCGCAGTCTTATCTTCGGCCCCCATCTTTTCCATGCAGTACTTATAGTATTCTTTCCAAATAATGTCTAAATCCATTCGGTTCACTCCAACAGAAGATAAAATAGATATTCTTCCAACTAGAGATTTTATCATGAATCAGCTAAAGACCAAAAAATAAATTTCAATGATTTTTGGGAATACCCAATGGGAATATTTTTTTCAGCCAGGCATAAAGAAGATTTCAAGTCAATAGGATAATCGAAGTTTTAGAAAGAAATACACAAAAGTTATTCACATATACACATTGAGAAACACAAAAATATTAACAGCGTACAAAAGTCAGTTGTAGAGCCAAAGACTGCGGAAAGATGTAAAAATCTGAAAATTTGATGATAGCTGATGATACTCTTTTTTTACTGAAAAGTATCAATAAAAAAATCGTTGTGAGTAAATGTGTATAACGTGAATAATTTATAAAGTATTTGTAACAATAATATTAATAATATATAAATACGGTTTTACATAAATGTAATAGAGGGATAGGAAAAGGTGATGAGATGGGGAAAAACTGAGTAAAACAAAAAATTATCCACATGATGTGTATAAATTTTGTGTGTAATTTAGTGGAATTCAGAAAACTAAGGCTGTTTTTATCAAAACAGCTCCCCTGTATTTGATATTTAGTGTAAATACTATTAGACCAAAGCTGACTATAGTAAACTTAAATATAAAAAAAGAGACTGTTGATATCCGTTGAAAATCAATAGTCTCTTTTTTTGTCGTTTGCGTGAATAATGTCAGCCTATTATCAGCGGTTCCAGCGCCAGACATTGCCTCCGTCTATCTTTTTTGGCTCTCCGGTCAGCAGCGCCTCGCCGTTTTTCATCGTCATGCGGCTGAAGCTGACGGGAAACGGTATCTTGGCGAATGGAAGCAGCGGGTTAACCCTGCCGGTCACCAGCTCGGTGATATTCTCAGGCTGTTTTATCCCTTGTGCGTAGATCACCGTATCTTCGAGGTATACCCCGTCCTGTTTCAGTCCCAGTTTTCCCTCCGCCTTCAGATCGAGATTTATCTTTATTATCACCACGTCAGCCTCAAATTTCCCCTCGGCGCTGTAGCCCTGAGGATAAAATTTGAAACGCAGCTCGGAAAAGCCCCCCGTGCTCTTTCCGGAGGCGAAATAGTCGTTCACGTCGCGTTCTCTTAATACTATTTCGCCGCGTGATGATGTGATGCGGTTTGAAAGCTCCATACCGCCACCGTCTTGGATATTGGCGGGCAGCTCCGCAAGCTCGGCGGCGAGCTTCATAGATTCTATTCTGATCCCAGATATCATGGCGCCGGCACACTCTATCCAGGCCAGTTTTCCGCC
Above is a window of Cloacibacillus sp. DNA encoding:
- a CDS encoding DUF2993 domain-containing protein codes for the protein MKIKKALICALALAIIPAAQSFAGERETEAAREIGTLVREQLSPERIEVTVADGGKLAWIECAGAMISGIRIESMKLAAELAELPANIQDGGGMELSNRITSSRGEIVLRERDVNDYFASGKSTGGFSELRFKFYPQGYSAEGKFEADVVIIKINLDLKAEGKLGLKQDGVYLEDTVIYAQGIKQPENITELVTGRVNPLLPFAKIPFPVSFSRMTMKNGEALLTGEPKKIDGGNVWRWNR
- the dnaN gene encoding DNA polymerase III subunit beta, producing MKLTINKKQFLASWGLAERSTSASGSVSILSSILVKADFESVLLQATDIKTSIICFASGVTVTEPGEAVFPIKMVSDLFKKAPGEEFTIEVNEGKVILRAGRSKYNFSSYPVREFPVLPSSDSADLFCRISAAELAKVIEEGTLAASTGEEFPLYLSSANLQITQNRLNIVSTDTRRLALSSAVVTDGAEAVTALLPMKGVKELQRILGSLNPETEVKVLFDSAQFYFKTETLEFTVRRVESKFPPYEKILPKNSTLNVVTDRGGLISALERVDVIVRDFNRMVVLDIIPGSEMVLRGKAPDFGQAKEEIGAEAEGEKLRIAVNSKFFLEALKVMRDPEVKLSFNGQAGHMAVKRSDSDDFLCLIAPINLSEDELRMFDTEQNGADGI
- the dnaA gene encoding chromosomal replication initiator protein DnaA, whose translation is MDLDIIWKEYYKYCMEKMGAEDKTAEIYLQTCMPLSLEDGVLVLDVATQFAMDQIKSRYLARMKELLIETSFGTDIKLKISSDQPESTRVQEPQPKSPQPKPSAGRNGLNPNYVFSTFVVGKSNRLPHAASLAVAESPGNTYNPFFIWGKVGLGKTHLMHAIGHHIAATNNNTKILYVSAEKFTNDLITAIRNNTNQEFRARYRELDVLMIDDVQFIAGKEQTQEEFFWTFNTLHDAKKQIIISADRPPKDIEGIADRLVSRFEWGLVTDIQPPDLETRVAILQKKAEMKKYMNIPEDVIMFIAQNIPSNIRELEGSLNRIVACSDLNHEPINIENASVWLKDLIKEHPLGTVSIGLIQQLTAESFGFTVEELLSKKRTADLALARQAAMYVARNKTSEALIQIAYAFNKKDHTVVIHACKKIAELIKTDLRVRSFVDNIVNKL